The nucleotide sequence AGTAACTGTAATGCAGAAGCAAGAAGCTGCCTGCTTCTGCACGCGAACCGGAATCCGATCAGTTTGTCAGATGTATCACCACCATTTTCTCTTCGCTCATTTCCTGAATTGCATATTTAGGGCCTTCTTTGCCTGTCCCGCTGTGCTTTAACCCGCCATAAGGCATGGCATCAGCGCGCCACTGGCTGGACCAGTTTATATGCAGGTTGCCACTCTCTACTTCACGGGCAAATTTCATAGCCCGGTCGAGATCCTGTGTGAATATACCAGCCGACAGTCCGTAGTTCGTATTGTTGGCCATTTGGATCGCGTGTTCGATATCGTCAAAGTAGGACAGCGCGACAGCCGGGCCGAAGATTTCGTCTTTTTCGACCTGCATCTCAGGGTTGGTGTTATCCAGAATCGTCGGGGCATAGATGGCGCCCTGGCGTGTTCCCCCTGTTACCAGCCTTGCTCCCTGGCTGACCGCTTCGTTGACCCATTGTTCGACTCGTGTGGCATCGGTTTCACGAACCATCGGGCCAATTTTTGTTGTTTCTTCCAGCTGGTTTCCGGTGTGCAGGACATCCACTTTTGATTTCAGCAGGTCTACGAAATCGGACTTGATCGCAGAGGATGTCAAAATGCGTTGCGCAGAGATACAAACCTGGCCGGCGTTGGCGTAGCCTGCCATACTGACTGCCGTGGCTGCCTTTTCCAGGTCAGCGTCATCCATGATAATGACGGGACTGTTGCTTCCAAGTTCCATGGTAACTTTTTTCAATCCCGCCATTTCGCAAATTTTCGTCCCCACTTCATAGCTGCCTGTGAAGCTGATTTTGCGAATCCGGGTGTCAGTACAAATGGCGCGGCCGATTTCCCCTCCCGGCCCGGTAATGCAGGCAATCGCTTCTTTGGGCAGTCCGGCTTCCAGTAGCAGTTCTGTCAGCTTGAGCGCCGATAATGGGGTATCGCTGGCCGGCTTGATGAGAATCGCATTCCCGGCAGCAATGGCGGGACCAACTTTGTGGCAGACAAGATTTAAAGGAAAATTGAAAGGGGTAATCGCGGCTACGATTCCGCAGGGGATGCGAAGCGTAAACCCGAGTTTGTTCTGTCCGCCGGCATTCCCTTCGAGGGGAATCATTTCTCCCGTCATCCGCCGGGCTTCTTCTCCCGAAAGGCGGATGACTTCCGCACTGCGAGTTGCTTCGACCTGACTTTCCGCCAGAATTTTTCCCTCTTCCAGACTGATGGTCCGTGCGAAATCATCTTTTCGCTCCAGCATCAATTCAGACGCTTTCTGGAGAATCAGACTACGATCATAGGCGGTCATGGATTTCATGATCCGGGCACCCTGCTCCAGAACCGAGACCGCTTTCAAAACATCGTCGCCACTCCCCTGTGGGATCGTATCAATCACTGACTGGTCAAAGGGGTT is from Gimesia maris and encodes:
- a CDS encoding aldehyde dehydrogenase family protein encodes the protein MKMFCAGHWQESSKTIDVINPFDQSVIDTIPQGSGDDVLKAVSVLEQGARIMKSMTAYDRSLILQKASELMLERKDDFARTISLEEGKILAESQVEATRSAEVIRLSGEEARRMTGEMIPLEGNAGGQNKLGFTLRIPCGIVAAITPFNFPLNLVCHKVGPAIAAGNAILIKPASDTPLSALKLTELLLEAGLPKEAIACITGPGGEIGRAICTDTRIRKISFTGSYEVGTKICEMAGLKKVTMELGSNSPVIIMDDADLEKAATAVSMAGYANAGQVCISAQRILTSSAIKSDFVDLLKSKVDVLHTGNQLEETTKIGPMVRETDATRVEQWVNEAVSQGARLVTGGTRQGAIYAPTILDNTNPEMQVEKDEIFGPAVALSYFDDIEHAIQMANNTNYGLSAGIFTQDLDRAMKFAREVESGNLHINWSSQWRADAMPYGGLKHSGTGKEGPKYAIQEMSEEKMVVIHLTN